TTTTACCATTTACGACACCGACGACTCGGAGCGGCTTTTGCGGGCATTGATGGAGCGCTACCAGATAGATCCGCGCCAGTACAGCCCACGCGCGATTCGGCACCTTATTTCCAGTGCCAAAAACCAGATGATCGGTCCGGAGGAGTATGCTCGTTTGGCTGCCTCGCCCCTGCAAGAAAAGGCTGCGCGCTTGTATGGTCCCTATCAGGAGGCACTGCAAAAAGCGAATGCCTTGGACTTCGATGATCTGCTCCTAAAACCGATTGTGCTGTTTGAATCGCATCCCGAGTTGCTGCAACAGTACCAGGAACGCTGGCGCTACCTGCACATCGACGAATATCAGGACACGAATCGGGCACAGTACGTGCTGGCGCGCAAGCTTGCCGAAGCGCATCGTAACCTGTGCGTTGTGGGCGACGATGCCCAGTCGATCTATGCTTTTCGGGGGGCAGACATTGGCAATATCCTCTCGTTTCAGCGGGACTATCCAGACGCCGTCACGATTCGTCTAGAGCAGAATTATCGCTCTACGCGGCGCATCTTGCGCCTGGCCGAAGCTATCATTCGGCATAATCGGGACCAGCTGGAGAAGCAACTCTGGACCGAAAATCCAGAAGGCGAGCCGATTGTACTCATCGAGGCGCTCTCGGAACGCGATGAGGCACAGAAGATTGAACAGCGCCTTCGCGATTTACATGTACGCTACGGCTACGCTTATCGAGATTTTGCCATTCTTTACCGCACCAATGCCCAAAGCCGTTCGCTCGAAGAGGCTTTGCGGCGTGGCGGGATTCCCTACCGCGTCGTAGGTGGCTTGTCGTTTTACCAGCGCAAGGAAGTAAAGGATGTGTTGGCTTATTTGCGCTTGCTGGTCAATCCGCACGATGCCGCCAGTCTGCAACGGGTCATCAACTATCCGGCCCGCGGGATTGGCCAGCGGACCATCGAAGAGTTGATGGCTTTTGCGCAGCGGCACGGGCTGAGTCTGTGGCAGGCTCTGGAGCGTGTTGAGGAAGTGGGTCTACCTGCCCGAACGCAAAAGGCCCTCCAAGATTTTCACTTTCTCATTGCCCGCCATGCAGCTCGGATGCAGACGGTGCCCGTCGACGAGCTCGTGCGCGACTTGGTGGTTGAAAGTGGTCTGCTAGAAGAATTGCAGCGGGAAGGCACGCCTGAAGCGCTTGCGCGTTGGGAAAACGTGCAAGAGCTGCTCAATGCCATCGCCGAGTATCAGGCTGCAGCAGGGGAGCAGGCCACGCTCAGTGGCTTTTTGCAGGAAGTAGCCTTGCTGACCGATCTCGATGAACTGCCCGAAGACAACCGGGTTACGCTTATGACATTGCACGCCTCAAAAGGTCTAGAATTCCCGGTAGTGTTCATTACTGGCCTGGAAGAAGGACTATTTCCGCTGGCGCAGGCTACGCAGGATCGCAAGGAGCTCGAAGAAGAGCGGCGGCTTTTTTACGTAGGCGTGACACGTGCCCAGCAACACCTGTTTCTCTCGTATGCCCGTAGCCGCTATCGGTATGGCGAGCAGCTTCCAAGCGTGCGTAGCCGCTTCCTGGAAGAGCTCGACACCGATGTGATTGTGACAGAGGCCGGCTTGCCTTTTAGAAAGCGGACAGAGGACGCTGTAGGGCCTACGCGGTACGCTGAACTCGACCCGCACTACTATCGCCAAAACCTAAGGCGTGCCGTGCAGCCAACACGGCGCCAAGTGGTCTATGACGAAGCGACCGAAGCCATTGCTCCTGGCATGCGTGTTGTCCATGCGCTGTTTGGCGAAGGGAAAGTGCTGGCGCTTGAAGGCGAAGGAGATGCGGCTCGAGCTATTGTGTTTTTCCCTGAAGTAGGCCAAAAAAAACTGGTACTCAAGTTTGCCCGTCTGCGACGCCTGGATTAAAGACCTAGGGGCTGAGCACAGCTTGCGGTGCTGTGGCCAGCATAGAGGCGATAGCGCTTAGCCGGCCATCATGGACAGCCGGGGTAATCTGCAGCAGATGGCACATCAGGGCGTAGAGGTGAATGTTTTCAACGGGAGGAATACGCTTGCCTTGAGCAAAGGCGGGACCATGTGCAATCAGTAGGCCGTGCATTGAGGGATAGGTGGGGTCGTAGCCATGCATACCCCCATTGAAGCGGGAAGGATCTTCAACAAAACGATTTCGCGTGGTAATGCTCCACCCTTCATCGGCAATACCGACAATTGGCGGAATACGCCGGTGTGTGCCAAAGTGCAGGTGTGCAGGCAAAGCCTCTTTGCGAAACACGTGCAGATGGGGATGAGCCCCCTGTAAGGCAGCCAAGACCGCATCCTCGCGGCCTGGACGTGGATAAAGCATGAGCACAGGCGACCAGGTGACAATGTGGAGCTCCTCTAGCGATACAAAATCGTCCAGAAAAATAACCCGCTCGGCTGAAGTGGCTGCCATACCATGGTCGGAAACGATAAGCAAGTTAACGCGGTCAAGTAGGTTACGCGCGCGTAGGCCTTCGATAAGCTGCTGCAAATAGCCGTCTACCTTGCGAACGGCTTCAGCTACCTCTGGGGCGTCGGGTCCGTGCTCATGTCCAGCATGGTCGACGTCGCTAAAGTAGAGCGTGATCCAGTGCGGGCGAAGCGAATCAGGAAGATCTAGCCATGCAAGCACTTGCCGCACGCGTTCTTCACCAGGAATGCGGCTGTCGTAGGGCATCCAGTAGGTCGGACGCATACCGTGGATTTCGGCTTCAGAACCTGGCCAAAAGTAGGTGGCGGTACGTAAGCCTTGGCGTTGAGCCGTGACCCAAAGCGGCTCGCCATCTGCCCACCAGCGGCCGTCGGCAATGGCTTCTCGATTGCTTAGGCTAAAGTGCCCCAGGGTCGAGTCAAACATCGTATTCCCAACAATGCCATGATGATCGGGGTATAGGCCAGTGACCATCGTGTAATGGTTCGGAAACGTCAACGTAGGAAATGCAGGAATCAATGCTTCGGCCCGCACGCCTTGGCGAGCTAGCCTAGTGAGCACGGGTGGTGCATAGCGTTCCAAATAGTCTGCCCGGAAGCCATCGATAGAAATCAGCAGTACCGGTGCAGGAGCGTTGACAGGTGCTATGCTGCGGCAACCGGCCAGCAGGACTAAAAGCAGGAGTAGGCTAAGCCTTGGCCGTAACGTTTGGTGTGGCATAAGGCAGCTGATTTTATATCCAACAAACGGTTAGGTCCGGGCAAGTTAACCTGCTAGAGGGCCAGCAGAATCCCCACCGCAGGGATCCTGCGCAACAATGCATTAGGATTGTTTTGCCGGCGACAAGCACCCGTATTGAGTCCCACAAGCGTACCGCCGCAGATGAGCTAGGATTTCCGACCAAAGAAATAATACAGAATCAAACCGAGCACAGGAAAAAAGATGATAATTAAGGCCCAGAGGACCTTGCCGGAAAAGTCGCGGTCGCTTTTGGCTAAGTCTAACAAGGCTAAAATGTCCAATACAACGATCACGGTCCCGCAAAGGCCAAGCGACCAAAAGTTGCGCAACCGGTCAAATAAATTGGGGCCGCAGCCGGTAAGTAGCAGGGCACTTAAAGGCAGAAGCCAGCGCGTCCGCAGTGTCATGGGTGGACCGTTTGGGTGAGTATGCTTTTGTGCAATAAACAACAGTGCTGCCATAGAAGCAAGCCGAACAGGCACAAAAACCGTTATTGACCTCCAGCAAAAACTCCCGTATTATTGAGCTAAAAGGGTAGATTTGTTTGGGCTATGGCTAAAGCGACGGAACTTGAGCAGTCGGAGGAAGGGCTGCAGCTCACGCTGGGGGAGTTGCAGCGGCGCATTCGGGACTTTCAGCACGAGTTTCTGAAAAACAAGAGTCCCGAGACGGTGGGGACGTATCGGCGATCGTTGCATGAATTTGAGCGCTGGTTTGCTTTGCAGCGAGATCAGTTCCGGTTCACTTCAGCTGATGTGCAGCGCTACAAGCTGTATCTGATGCAGGCGAAGCAGTTGCATCAGGTTTCTGTTTCCACGTATCTCACGGCACTGCGGCGATTTTGTCAGTATTTGGTAGATATTGGGCTATTGCGTGAAAATCCTGCGCGTACGGTTAAGGGGAATCGGCGGCCTTCGAGCCATTCTCGTTCGGTACTTACGCGCGTTGAGATTGAGCAGCTTCTGGAGGTGCTTGAGCACGATAGCTCGCCTATTGGCCTGCGCGATCGGGCAATTGTGCACCTGATGCTGTTTGCGGGTTTGAGCGAAGTAGAAATCGTACGGGCTGATGTGCGCGACCTGGATCAGACACTCCTGGGGTGTTTTTTGCGTGTGCAGGGCAAAGGCCACACGGCCAAAGACCAGCAGGTCCCACTAGATCCGCCAGTAGTCTCTGTTTTAGAGGCGTATTTAAACACGCGCGTGCCGCTTCGGCCTGAAATGCCGCTGTTTGTTTCGCACGGCCATCGGTCTGAAGGCAAGCGGCTCAACACCCGTTCGGTCCGCAGTCGCATTTCACAGCACCTAGAAGCCGCTGGCATTACCCGTCGTGGGGTTACGCCCCATAGCCTAACGCATACGGCAGCGCTGATCTGGCTCAATCAGGGGATGCCGATTGAGGAAGTGAAGCGCCGCATGCGGCACGGTACGCTGGAGACTACGATGATTTACTTCCGCAAGCAGGGATTGCTGAACCGTGATCCTGAAGAACTCAAGCGTCTGCTGGGTTAAGGCGTGCTATCGGGCACGCGGCCTCCAATCACGAAGAAGTCGTCTACGCGCCAGGCGCAGTCCACGTCTACAAAGCCAGTGCGTTCAAGGGCTTTTAGGTGGCGATAAAGTGGTAAGACGCCTACGTGATCGCCGATGATCAGGTGCCCGCCGGGCGTGAGGGAGTCCCGGATGCTTTGCAAAAGCAGCTCGTAACGGCTTTCGGCTTCCACGGGGTCGGTTTCGTGTCCTACCAGTGCGTGCAGGGCTAAGGAAGCCAGCACAACGTCGTAGGGTCCACCTGGAAGGGGTTCACCGTCAAAGCTTAAGAGGGTTTGAATGGTGACAGCCTCGGGGCAATAATCGGCGACCTTGTCGTAGGCGATCGCCAGTAGCTCAGGGTCTTGGTCAATGAGCGTCAGGTGCACCAGCGGATAGGCTGAAACGACAGCGGCAGCTGCATTGCCGGTGCCACAGGCCAGGTCGCACACGCGCGTACCTTCGCGTAGGGGTGGCAGGGCCAGCACCATTTCGTCGATCATTTCCATCGCCAACGGCATGCGGCGTTCCAGGTGCAGGTCATACCAGTAGCCGTCGCGCCAAAATCCGCTATGGCGTTGCAGGTTTTTGCGCCAACTGGGCAGATGGCTCATTGGTGTTGCATCGCGCTTGTAGAGGGAGCGCGCAATTCGACTGCATGGCGCAGCGTCAGGATCCCGGCTTGCGCATTTCCAACAGACGCTCGATGACGCGTGGACTGCGTGAGGGAAATCCTTCGGGCACGTGATGCTGGAGGTAGGTCTCGATCAAACCAAGCAGTTCGTGGCGCAGTGCAGGCGTCAGTTGCAAACGCATGGCTGTTGCCGCATCCGTATGCGTTAGAAAAGCAAACGCCCTTAGGGCAGCCCGCGAAGCCGGCTTTTCAATGGCTAAGCCCTTAGCGATGCGGATGCGTCCATCTTGCAGGTCGAGTACACCGCCCGACGCGCCAAGCTGCTCCAGTTCAGCTCGTGTGACCTGGGGTGCAAAGCCTAAGGCGCCTGCCAACCGTAGCAGAAACCAAGGCAGTAAATTCCAAGCGCGCTTAGCTGCCGCATCAAGCTGGGCCAGCGTGTCCCAAAACGTGTTGAAAAAATCGGGCATGGGTTCTTCAGGAGGAAGCAGTGCTTGGGCAAGTTCAACCATACGCAGGCTCAGTGCCAGCTTTTCCAAATCTTGCGTAATATGCGGTAAGAATTGTTGAAAGCTGCTTTCGGTAAGCGTTTGCAGTTCGCGTGAGGGTTTGTAATAGAAGACGACCTGAAGGCAGGCTGGAGGTTGCAGCGTACCGCCAAAGCGGCTACCAGGCAGGCGCGCACCTTTTGCAAGGACCGACAGGCGGCCTTTGGCCCGCGTAAACAGGGAGGCAATCAAGCTCGTCTCGCCATAAGGCAGCGTACGCAGCACAATCGCTTCTGTGCGGATAATCATCAACCATGCCCTCCTTAAAAAGAACCAACGTCCAAGCGCTGCTAAAAATATCGCATCGTCCTTATCTTATACGAAAAACAACACGCATAGGTCTATGCACTTACCCTGGACGCTTACCCGTGCTGAGGCGGGTGTGCTGCTAGGGCTAGGTGGATTGCTTTTGTTGGGATTGGGCTACCGGTGGTGGGAGAGAAAGCAGCCGCCACCCCCGCCCGTAGCCGAAGAAGTGCAGCGTTTTCAGGAAGGGGCTGCACGCATGCAGCAGGTGCTGACGCCGGAGCCGCTCAACGTCAACAGGGCTACTGCTGAAGAACTGGAGCAACTACCGCGCATCGGCCCTGTCTTGGCCCGACGCATTGTGGCCTTTCGAGAAGCCCATGGGCCATTTCAAGGTCTAAAAGACCTGGAGGCTGTTCCCGGCATTGGTCCTAAAACGATTGCCGAGCTCGCACCGCTTATTAGGTTTGAGTAGGCGGTGCTGGCCCATTAGGATCAGTAGCCCCGTCAGAATGCAGCGTTTGTTGCTGTTGCAAGTAGGCGTCTGTAAAGCGCCGAGCAGCTTCGTCTTCCCGCTGTAAAAACCGGTAGACGGGTATCAGCAGCAAGGCAGCCAGCAACAAAAAGCCAATCAACGAGACCAGAATAACAAGCGTGTAGTAGTCCATGTGCAAAAAGTTTTAAGGCAAGCGCAGCAGGCTTGAAAACCTGTTGTAAAGCAGCTATGTTGCCGCCGCTAAGGAGCGTGCCCGTGACACCTTAAATCAACTTTGTGCCCTATGAATACAACAGCAACGTTGCTGCCCCTAAGCTTGTTGCTGAGCTTGGCGTTTGTAACGCCGGCAGCGCGTGCGCAAGACTGCCCCTGCGCCAGGCAGGTGGGTTTTTTGCTGCGCACTGTGGAAGTTAATGGCCAAACGCACCGCTACCAGGTCTACGTTCCGGCAGACTATACGCCTGACCAAAAATGGCCGGTGATTTTGTTTCTGCATGGTGCAGGTGAGCGAGGTGTGGATGGATTCAAGCAGACGGCTGTTGGCATTGGCCAGGCCATTCGGCTTGATCCAACACGTTTCCCAGCCATTGTGGTTTTCCCGCAAGTGCCTCCCGGGAAGGCCTGGTTTGGAGAGCAAGCCGAAGTAGCAATGGCTGCGCTGGATGCAGTGATGGCGACCTATTCGGTGGATCCGGATCGGGTTTACCTAACCGGGCTGTCGATGGGAGGGCATGGTACCTGGTATGTAGCCTATCACTATCCCGATCGCTTTGCGGCTATAGTACCGATTTGCGGATTTGTAGTGTTTCCAGAAACTTCTCGGTCGTTTTTTGGCGAATTGCCGCCAGAGCAGCAGGCGATTCAATCTGCTGCAGATCCTTATGCGAAAGTAGCCGAACGGATCAAACACTTGCCCGTCTGGGTGTTTCATGGGGCTGACGATCCAGTCGTTCCGGTCGAAGCCTCGCGGCGTATGGTAGAAGCCCTCAAAGCGCTTGGGGCTGAAGTGCAGTACACCGAATATAACGGCGTAGGGCACAACGCCTGGGACCCGGCCTATGCCGAAGCAGAGCTGATGCCCTGGCTGCTCGCCAAGCGCAGGGGTCAAAAATAGCAGTCATTTTTAAAAAATAAGCCGGAGCGCCTGAAAGCGCTCCGGCTTATTTTACTGGGCACGAATCCCCTGCCAGGTGCGCCAAAGGCGGTGGTAGAGCTGCACAATTTCTTGCTGTTCAGGCGTTAGGATAAGCGACCAGCCTGCCCAGCGAAACGGTCCGGGTTGCAGGGCTTGTGCAGCAAGCTGTTGCTGCTGCTCGGGCGTCAGGCGCAGCACTTCGAGCATAGCCTGACGCTCGGCTGCAAGTTGTTGCCGCTGCTCTGGCGTCAGCAGCTGTTGCAGACGCGTTTGGTATTGGGTGCGTAGGGTTTGCTGTTGTTGCCAAAAGGCTTGGGCCGAAAGTGTGCCTGCGCGCCACTGCTGCTCAAGCTGTCGCATGGCATCACGGTGCCGCCGTGCCAGCACGGCCAGCGAATCACGCTGGGCCTCACTAAGGTTCAGCCAGTCTATCATACCGATGGGCATACCGGCGCAAGGCATAGCTCCATGCCATTGACCCCGGCAAGGACCCATACCGATGGGCATACCGGCGCAAGGCATAGCTCCATGCCATTGACCCCAGCCGTGGCCTTTACCCCAAAAACGTCCCCTAGGGCGGCCGGGGTGGTTCCGGTTTCGGTATAGGGGAGCTTGCCAGAATTCAGCCTTTTGCGCATCACTGAGCTGGCGCGCCAGGTCGGCAGCCACATACCAAAAGAAGCCGCCCCGATCGAATCGGCCTGCATGGCGTTCCATAGCTTCCTGCAACGCACGGGCCGTGGCCTCAGAAAGCTGAAGCCGATCGGCCATCTGGCTTGCCCGCGTGCGCACATCGACCTGGGCTTGGGCCGTTGTGCTCAGGCTTACAGCGAGCACCAGGCCTATTAGAAACCGGTTTTTCTTTATTTTTCGCATAACGCTGCCCTTAGGATGGTACCCTGAAGTAATCCACAAGGTGGTACGAGCTTCAGAGGGCCGGGTTGTCACGATTTTGTGGCGAGTTTTCAGCAAAATGCTCCTACGTCTATGGTCGAAACGATCGTTCGTGTTGTCGATGTGTATGCTTACCGTCACAAAGACGGTATTTTAAAGTTTTTGCTACTCCGACGGGCACCGGGGGTGAGCTATGCCGGCCAGTGGCGCATGATTGGCGGCAAGATTCGGCCAGGTGAGGTCGCCTGGCAGACGGCATTGCGGGAAGTGCAAGAAGAAACGGGACAGCGACCGCTTCGGCTTTGGGTGGTGCCTTCGCTGAACGCGTTTTACGAGTGGCAGCATGACCGGATCAACCTAATTCCGGTTTTTGCCGCTGAGCTGCAAGCGGATCCAGTGCTCGACGATGAGCACGATGCTTTTGCCTGGCTTGGTCTTGAAGAGGCAAGCGAACGCTTGCTTTGGCCTGAGCAGCGTCGATTGTTGCGTTTGGTGGCCCAAATGTTGCACAACGGTCTGCCACCAGAAATTTTTGTCTCTTTCTGAGGCGTTTTTAATTTTGTACTGTTCTATTTTCCCTTGAGGTAAAACTGTAATCCTTCCCGGATATGTCTTCAGGTACGCTAACGCGCCGGGAGCTTTTGCAACGGCTGGGCACGCTGGCTGGAGGGGTCATCATCACTGGACCACTTTCTGGCTGCGAAAGCCTATGGAAACGTCAGCCCATCGTTCCTGTCGATCGGTGGCACAAAGCTGTATGCCGTTTTTGCGGTACCGGTTGTGGCATTATGGTTGGCGTACAAGGGGGGCGTGTGGTGGATGT
This sequence is a window from Rhodothermus bifroesti. Protein-coding genes within it:
- a CDS encoding ATP-dependent helicase: MRTFLLRKDDAEGRLVDALPEAAARILEGLNPVQRQAVQLTEGPVLIIAGPGSGKTRTLTHRIAYLIATGKAQPHQILALTFTNKAAREMMERVERLVGAAAARYIWMGTFHAIFARILRKEGQQIGYSPDFTIYDTDDSERLLRALMERYQIDPRQYSPRAIRHLISSAKNQMIGPEEYARLAASPLQEKAARLYGPYQEALQKANALDFDDLLLKPIVLFESHPELLQQYQERWRYLHIDEYQDTNRAQYVLARKLAEAHRNLCVVGDDAQSIYAFRGADIGNILSFQRDYPDAVTIRLEQNYRSTRRILRLAEAIIRHNRDQLEKQLWTENPEGEPIVLIEALSERDEAQKIEQRLRDLHVRYGYAYRDFAILYRTNAQSRSLEEALRRGGIPYRVVGGLSFYQRKEVKDVLAYLRLLVNPHDAASLQRVINYPARGIGQRTIEELMAFAQRHGLSLWQALERVEEVGLPARTQKALQDFHFLIARHAARMQTVPVDELVRDLVVESGLLEELQREGTPEALARWENVQELLNAIAEYQAAAGEQATLSGFLQEVALLTDLDELPEDNRVTLMTLHASKGLEFPVVFITGLEEGLFPLAQATQDRKELEEERRLFYVGVTRAQQHLFLSYARSRYRYGEQLPSVRSRFLEELDTDVIVTEAGLPFRKRTEDAVGPTRYAELDPHYYRQNLRRAVQPTRRQVVYDEATEAIAPGMRVVHALFGEGKVLALEGEGDAARAIVFFPEVGQKKLVLKFARLRRLD
- a CDS encoding ComEA family DNA-binding protein; translated protein: MHLPWTLTRAEAGVLLGLGGLLLLGLGYRWWERKQPPPPPVAEEVQRFQEGAARMQQVLTPEPLNVNRATAEELEQLPRIGPVLARRIVAFREAHGPFQGLKDLEAVPGIGPKTIAELAPLIRFE
- a CDS encoding tyrosine-type recombinase/integrase, translating into MAKATELEQSEEGLQLTLGELQRRIRDFQHEFLKNKSPETVGTYRRSLHEFERWFALQRDQFRFTSADVQRYKLYLMQAKQLHQVSVSTYLTALRRFCQYLVDIGLLRENPARTVKGNRRPSSHSRSVLTRVEIEQLLEVLEHDSSPIGLRDRAIVHLMLFAGLSEVEIVRADVRDLDQTLLGCFLRVQGKGHTAKDQQVPLDPPVVSVLEAYLNTRVPLRPEMPLFVSHGHRSEGKRLNTRSVRSRISQHLEAAGITRRGVTPHSLTHTAALIWLNQGMPIEEVKRRMRHGTLETTMIYFRKQGLLNRDPEELKRLLG
- the recO gene encoding DNA repair protein RecO, which produces MIIRTEAIVLRTLPYGETSLIASLFTRAKGRLSVLAKGARLPGSRFGGTLQPPACLQVVFYYKPSRELQTLTESSFQQFLPHITQDLEKLALSLRMVELAQALLPPEEPMPDFFNTFWDTLAQLDAAAKRAWNLLPWFLLRLAGALGFAPQVTRAELEQLGASGGVLDLQDGRIRIAKGLAIEKPASRAALRAFAFLTHTDAATAMRLQLTPALRHELLGLIETYLQHHVPEGFPSRSPRVIERLLEMRKPGS
- a CDS encoding class I SAM-dependent methyltransferase; its protein translation is MSHLPSWRKNLQRHSGFWRDGYWYDLHLERRMPLAMEMIDEMVLALPPLREGTRVCDLACGTGNAAAAVVSAYPLVHLTLIDQDPELLAIAYDKVADYCPEAVTIQTLLSFDGEPLPGGPYDVVLASLALHALVGHETDPVEAESRYELLLQSIRDSLTPGGHLIIGDHVGVLPLYRHLKALERTGFVDVDCAWRVDDFFVIGGRVPDSTP
- a CDS encoding NUDIX hydrolase is translated as MVETIVRVVDVYAYRHKDGILKFLLLRRAPGVSYAGQWRMIGGKIRPGEVAWQTALREVQEETGQRPLRLWVVPSLNAFYEWQHDRINLIPVFAAELQADPVLDDEHDAFAWLGLEEASERLLWPEQRRLLRLVAQMLHNGLPPEIFVSF
- a CDS encoding Spy/CpxP family protein refolding chaperone; this encodes MRKIKKNRFLIGLVLAVSLSTTAQAQVDVRTRASQMADRLQLSEATARALQEAMERHAGRFDRGGFFWYVAADLARQLSDAQKAEFWQAPLYRNRNHPGRPRGRFWGKGHGWGQWHGAMPCAGMPIGMGPCRGQWHGAMPCAGMPIGMIDWLNLSEAQRDSLAVLARRHRDAMRQLEQQWRAGTLSAQAFWQQQQTLRTQYQTRLQQLLTPEQRQQLAAERQAMLEVLRLTPEQQQQLAAQALQPGPFRWAGWSLILTPEQQEIVQLYHRLWRTWQGIRAQ
- a CDS encoding alpha/beta hydrolase-fold protein — protein: MNTTATLLPLSLLLSLAFVTPAARAQDCPCARQVGFLLRTVEVNGQTHRYQVYVPADYTPDQKWPVILFLHGAGERGVDGFKQTAVGIGQAIRLDPTRFPAIVVFPQVPPGKAWFGEQAEVAMAALDAVMATYSVDPDRVYLTGLSMGGHGTWYVAYHYPDRFAAIVPICGFVVFPETSRSFFGELPPEQQAIQSAADPYAKVAERIKHLPVWVFHGADDPVVPVEASRRMVEALKALGAEVQYTEYNGVGHNAWDPAYAEAELMPWLLAKRRGQK
- a CDS encoding ectonucleotide pyrophosphatase/phosphodiesterase, with product MPHQTLRPRLSLLLLLVLLAGCRSIAPVNAPAPVLLISIDGFRADYLERYAPPVLTRLARQGVRAEALIPAFPTLTFPNHYTMVTGLYPDHHGIVGNTMFDSTLGHFSLSNREAIADGRWWADGEPLWVTAQRQGLRTATYFWPGSEAEIHGMRPTYWMPYDSRIPGEERVRQVLAWLDLPDSLRPHWITLYFSDVDHAGHEHGPDAPEVAEAVRKVDGYLQQLIEGLRARNLLDRVNLLIVSDHGMAATSAERVIFLDDFVSLEELHIVTWSPVLMLYPRPGREDAVLAALQGAHPHLHVFRKEALPAHLHFGTHRRIPPIVGIADEGWSITTRNRFVEDPSRFNGGMHGYDPTYPSMHGLLIAHGPAFAQGKRIPPVENIHLYALMCHLLQITPAVHDGRLSAIASMLATAPQAVLSP
- a CDS encoding PLD nuclease N-terminal domain-containing protein, with protein sequence MTLRTRWLLPLSALLLTGCGPNLFDRLRNFWSLGLCGTVIVVLDILALLDLAKSDRDFSGKVLWALIIIFFPVLGLILYYFFGRKS